The following are from one region of the Streptomyces tuirus genome:
- a CDS encoding M56 family metallopeptidase gives MGVFVFLPLILPLTAWPVARLAEQHLHPRTATRLLTVLAVVLALCSTVCLALVMVVGTAQLPGNPLPDGWSDPEVRAAVPYDEVVGKAAIPALCAVLVACARTVRRHGRVRRQAHLALAGLRGTEVAVLPDAVPYAYALPPAGRRGGGLSARGAGRGRVVVTTALLDRLRPAERRALFAHERAHLAARHDRFLLAVQLAARANPFLRPLRTAVAYTAERWADEEAARTIGSRRTVARAIGTAALVSRGTPLPTLAGLAAPGPVPRRVAALLGPAPAVPDWPPVFTAVGLAAWGAAAGTAVSAMSSANAAVTMVLILHAATPL, from the coding sequence ATGGGGGTCTTCGTCTTTCTGCCACTGATCCTTCCGCTCACGGCCTGGCCGGTCGCCCGCCTCGCCGAACAGCATCTGCATCCGCGGACCGCGACCCGGCTGCTGACGGTGCTGGCCGTCGTGCTGGCGCTGTGCAGCACGGTCTGTCTGGCCCTGGTGATGGTGGTCGGCACCGCCCAACTCCCCGGCAACCCCTTGCCGGACGGCTGGTCCGACCCCGAGGTGCGGGCGGCGGTGCCCTACGACGAGGTCGTGGGCAAGGCCGCGATTCCCGCGCTGTGCGCGGTCCTCGTCGCCTGCGCCCGGACGGTGCGACGGCACGGGCGGGTGCGCCGCCAGGCCCATCTGGCCCTGGCCGGGCTGCGGGGGACGGAGGTGGCGGTCCTGCCCGACGCCGTGCCCTACGCGTACGCGCTGCCGCCCGCGGGGCGCCGGGGCGGGGGCCTGTCGGCCCGCGGTGCGGGGCGCGGCCGCGTCGTGGTGACGACGGCCCTGCTGGACCGGCTCCGGCCGGCGGAGCGACGGGCCCTGTTCGCCCACGAGCGGGCGCACCTCGCCGCCCGCCACGACCGGTTTCTGCTCGCCGTGCAACTGGCGGCCCGCGCCAACCCGTTCCTGCGGCCGCTGCGCACCGCCGTGGCGTACACGGCGGAGCGGTGGGCGGACGAGGAGGCGGCCCGGACGATCGGCAGCCGCCGCACGGTGGCGAGAGCGATCGGCACGGCCGCACTCGTCTCGCGCGGCACGCCGCTGCCGACCCTCGCGGGACTCGCCGCACCTGGCCCGGTACCGCGCCGGGTAGCGGCGCTGCTGGGCCCGGCCCCGGCTGTGCCCGACTGGCCACCGGTGTTCACGGCGGTCGGCCTGGCCGCCTGGGGCGCTGCGGCGGGAACGGCCGTCTCGGCGATGTCCTCCGCGAACGCGGCCGTGACGATGGTCCTCATCCTCCACGCGGCCACACCGCTCTAG